The proteins below are encoded in one region of Neisseria bacilliformis:
- a CDS encoding LysR family transcriptional regulator — MDINQLRAFITVAHTRNLTRAAEKLFLSQPAVSAHIKALEADVGTTLFTRTNSGMSLTRAGEVLLPEAEALMQHKHRLEAFAQTLREDYVRHALLGLIHPIASGKVSRLTRSIIRREPAVQLHIQYGMSGEILSRLLAKRLHGGFFLGKIEQRTLQSIPLQNIAYSLVCHTDDEKKLRAGLPRSLNGYTWIEMSGVSGSHKNLQQFWHRHKLTPKKQIICDYPQAIIGLAADGIGLAMVPKHSAEAAQRQGSPIALIGEFEQQLPLHFVYLDEYGQDPALQLIRDAVLEVWETAEAV, encoded by the coding sequence ATGGACATCAACCAGCTGCGCGCCTTCATCACCGTCGCCCACACCCGGAACCTCACCCGCGCCGCCGAGAAACTGTTTCTCTCCCAGCCCGCCGTGTCCGCACATATCAAAGCCCTCGAAGCCGACGTCGGCACCACGCTGTTCACCCGCACCAATAGCGGCATGAGCCTCACCCGCGCCGGCGAAGTGCTGCTGCCCGAAGCCGAAGCGCTGATGCAGCACAAACACCGTCTCGAAGCCTTCGCGCAAACCCTGCGCGAAGACTACGTCCGCCACGCGCTCCTCGGCCTCATCCACCCCATCGCCTCCGGCAAAGTCAGCCGCCTCACCCGCAGCATCATCCGCCGCGAACCCGCAGTCCAGCTCCACATCCAATACGGCATGAGCGGCGAAATCCTCAGCCGCCTCCTCGCCAAACGCCTGCACGGCGGCTTCTTTCTCGGCAAAATCGAGCAACGCACCCTGCAAAGCATCCCGCTGCAAAACATCGCCTACTCGCTTGTCTGCCACACCGACGACGAAAAAAAACTGCGCGCCGGCCTGCCGCGCAGCCTCAACGGCTACACCTGGATCGAAATGTCCGGCGTTTCCGGCAGCCACAAAAACCTGCAACAGTTCTGGCACCGCCACAAGCTCACCCCGAAAAAACAGATTATCTGCGACTACCCGCAGGCCATCATCGGCCTGGCCGCCGACGGCATCGGGCTGGCGATGGTGCCCAAGCACAGCGCGGAAGCCGCGCAGCGGCAGGGCAGCCCCATCGCCCTGATCGGCGAATTCGAGCAGCAGCTGCCCTTACACTTCGTCTATCTCGACGAATACGGCCAAGACCCTGCCCTGCAACTCATACGCGACGCGGTGCTGGAAGTGTGGGAAACCGCAGAGGCCGTCTGA
- a CDS encoding A1S_2505 family phage non-structural protein, translated as MSVKHEIRDNEIFVFGSNKAGKHGLGTALMARMKYGAQMGQGYGLSGNSFAVPVKDEALKLLPLEEIAGYVQIFLDFAKSNFDKRFFVTPLGTALGEYHAADIAPLFKDAPDNCRLPPEWEEELGR; from the coding sequence ATGAGCGTCAAACACGAAATACGGGATAACGAGATTTTTGTCTTCGGCTCGAACAAAGCCGGCAAACACGGGCTGGGCACCGCGCTGATGGCGCGGATGAAATACGGCGCGCAGATGGGGCAGGGCTACGGCCTCTCGGGCAACTCGTTTGCCGTGCCGGTGAAAGACGAAGCCCTCAAACTGCTGCCCTTGGAGGAAATCGCCGGCTATGTGCAGATTTTCCTCGATTTTGCCAAAAGCAATTTCGACAAACGCTTTTTCGTTACCCCGCTGGGCACCGCGCTGGGCGAATACCACGCGGCGGACATCGCCCCGCTGTTCAAAGACGCGCCCGACAACTGTCGCCTGCCGCCCGAATGGGAGGAAGAACTCGGGCGGTAG
- a CDS encoding DUF485 domain-containing protein, which yields MKQNETHSREAEKARAARVLAHPAFRSMARQKAWLGWSFSAIVFAVYVAYIWVIGTSPQTLAAKVSSDGITTWGIWVGMFVIVFSFVITLVYVWLANGKFEEMTQKAVRETQEGEK from the coding sequence ATGAAACAAAACGAAACCCACAGCCGTGAAGCGGAAAAGGCGCGTGCGGCGCGGGTGCTGGCGCATCCGGCCTTCCGTTCGATGGCGCGGCAGAAAGCCTGGCTGGGCTGGAGTTTTTCCGCGATTGTGTTCGCGGTGTATGTGGCCTATATCTGGGTAATCGGTACGTCGCCGCAAACGCTGGCGGCGAAAGTGTCTTCAGACGGCATCACCACTTGGGGCATCTGGGTGGGGATGTTTGTGATTGTGTTTTCGTTTGTGATTACGCTGGTTTATGTATGGCTGGCCAACGGCAAATTTGAAGAGATGACGCAAAAAGCGGTACGCGAAACGCAAGAAGGAGAAAAATGA
- the metE gene encoding 5-methyltetrahydropteroyltriglutamate--homocysteine S-methyltransferase — translation MTTFHLSGYPRIGAKRELKFAVEAFWKGAKSEAELRETAAEIRRLNWAAQKAAGADLVPVGDFSFYDHVLDTLCTLGALPKRFGFDASKLTLPEYFQLARGNATQFAMEMTKWFDTNYHYIVPEWHADTEFSVNAANLIAQIKEAKAQGCDIKPTLVGPLTLLWLGKKKEEFGCRVKTLLPKLLPAYAQLLRELAAAGADWIQIDEPILAADAPQPYLDAFPNVYKELAATGVRIIIGTYFATVAEHLNLLKSLPVHGVHIDCVRAPEQLAVFAEGWPQERVLSVGLIDGRNVWRANLSKVIDTLAPLNAKFGSNLWIAPSCSLLHSPQDLAVEEKLDAEIKSWMAFAAQKLVELGIVKRALEHGKDSVKAELAASDAAAADRATNKKIHNPAVQERVGSLKAGEDQRKSPFPVRIQAQQAWMKLPLLPTTTIGSFPQTTEIRQARAAFKKGELSAADYDAAMKKEIAYCVEVQEKLEIDVPVHGEAERNDMVEYFGEQLAGYCFTQFGWVQSYGSRCVKPPVIFGDVSRPEPMTVYWSSYAQSLTKRPMKGMLTGPVTMFKWSFVRDDVPLSTVAKQIALALNDEVLDLEKAGIKVIQIDEPAIREAMPLKKAQWDEYLAWACEAFRLSSTGAEDSTQIHTHMCYSEFNDILPAIASMDADVITIETSRSDMELLTAFGDFKYPNDIGPGVYDIHSPRVPAEVEVEHLLRKAMEVVPVERLWVNPDCGLKTRGWKETLEQLEVMMAVTKKLRGELDNKR, via the coding sequence ATGACCACATTCCACCTCTCCGGCTACCCGCGCATCGGCGCGAAGCGCGAGCTGAAATTTGCCGTCGAAGCCTTTTGGAAAGGCGCGAAATCCGAAGCCGAGCTGCGCGAAACCGCCGCAGAAATCCGCCGTCTGAACTGGGCGGCGCAGAAAGCCGCCGGCGCAGACCTCGTGCCCGTCGGCGATTTTTCCTTCTACGACCACGTGCTCGACACCCTGTGCACCCTGGGTGCGCTTCCCAAACGCTTCGGCTTCGACGCATCCAAACTCACCCTGCCGGAATATTTCCAGCTGGCACGCGGCAACGCCACCCAGTTTGCCATGGAAATGACCAAATGGTTCGACACCAACTACCACTACATCGTGCCCGAATGGCATGCCGATACCGAATTTTCGGTCAACGCCGCCAACCTTATCGCGCAGATTAAAGAAGCCAAAGCGCAGGGCTGCGACATCAAGCCCACGCTGGTCGGCCCGCTGACTTTGCTGTGGCTGGGCAAGAAAAAAGAAGAATTCGGCTGCCGCGTCAAAACCCTGCTGCCCAAACTCTTGCCCGCCTATGCGCAACTGTTGCGCGAACTGGCTGCCGCAGGCGCGGACTGGATTCAGATCGACGAGCCGATTCTGGCCGCAGACGCCCCGCAGCCCTATCTCGACGCCTTCCCGAACGTCTATAAAGAGCTGGCCGCCACCGGCGTGCGCATCATCATCGGCACCTATTTCGCCACCGTGGCCGAGCATCTGAACCTGCTCAAATCCCTGCCCGTGCACGGCGTGCACATCGACTGCGTGCGCGCCCCCGAGCAGCTGGCCGTGTTTGCCGAAGGCTGGCCGCAGGAGCGCGTTCTGTCCGTCGGCCTGATCGACGGCCGCAACGTGTGGCGCGCCAACCTGAGCAAAGTCATCGACACCCTCGCCCCGCTGAACGCCAAATTCGGCAGCAACCTGTGGATCGCCCCCAGCTGCTCGCTCTTGCACAGCCCGCAGGACTTGGCCGTTGAAGAAAAACTCGACGCCGAAATCAAATCCTGGATGGCCTTTGCCGCGCAGAAACTGGTCGAGCTGGGCATCGTCAAACGCGCCCTCGAACACGGCAAAGACAGCGTGAAAGCTGAGCTGGCCGCCTCCGATGCCGCCGCCGCCGACCGCGCCACCAACAAAAAAATCCACAATCCCGCCGTGCAGGAACGCGTAGGCAGCCTGAAAGCCGGCGAAGACCAGCGCAAATCGCCCTTCCCCGTGCGCATCCAAGCCCAACAGGCATGGATGAAACTGCCGCTGCTGCCCACCACCACCATCGGCTCTTTCCCGCAGACCACCGAAATCCGCCAGGCCCGCGCCGCCTTCAAAAAAGGCGAACTCTCCGCCGCCGACTACGATGCCGCGATGAAAAAAGAAATCGCCTACTGCGTCGAAGTGCAGGAAAAACTGGAAATCGACGTGCCCGTCCACGGCGAAGCCGAGCGCAACGACATGGTCGAATACTTCGGCGAACAGCTGGCCGGCTACTGCTTCACCCAGTTCGGCTGGGTGCAGAGCTACGGCAGCCGCTGCGTCAAACCGCCCGTGATTTTCGGCGACGTCTCCCGCCCCGAGCCGATGACCGTGTATTGGTCGTCCTACGCCCAAAGCCTCACCAAACGCCCGATGAAAGGCATGCTCACCGGCCCCGTTACCATGTTCAAATGGTCGTTCGTGCGCGACGACGTGCCGCTTAGCACCGTGGCCAAACAAATCGCCCTCGCCCTCAACGACGAAGTGCTGGATTTGGAAAAGGCCGGCATCAAAGTCATCCAGATCGACGAGCCCGCCATCCGCGAAGCCATGCCGCTGAAAAAAGCCCAGTGGGACGAGTACCTGGCCTGGGCGTGCGAAGCCTTCCGCCTCTCCTCCACCGGCGCCGAAGACAGCACCCAAATCCACACCCACATGTGCTACTCCGAGTTCAACGACATCCTGCCCGCCATCGCCAGCATGGACGCCGACGTCATCACCATCGAAACTTCGCGCTCCGACATGGAACTCTTAACCGCGTTCGGCGACTTCAAATACCCCAACGACATCGGCCCGGGCGTGTACGACATCCACAGCCCGCGCGTGCCGGCCGAAGTCGAAGTGGAACACCTGCTGCGCAAAGCGATGGAAGTCGTCCCCGTCGAGCGCCTGTGGGTCAACCCCGACTGCGGCCTGAAAACCCGCGGCTGGAAAGAAACGCTCGAACAGCTCGAAGTGATGATGGCCGTTACCAAAAAACTGCGCGGCGAACTGGACAACAAACGTTAA
- the lysA gene encoding diaminopimelate decarboxylase, protein MTLRCENLSYTELAERYGTPLYVYSQSALDEAFAAYQTAFAALNPLICYAVKANGNLSLIRRFAELGSGFDIVSGGELARVLAAGGSAAKTIFSGVGKSAAEMEYALKAGIKCFNVESLPELERLNGIAGRLNTRAPVSLRINPDVDAQTHPYISTGLKANKFGIAMRDAEAAYARAAELPHLRIVGIDCHIGSQLIRLDPLIEACERILALADRLAAQGIELQHIDLGGGVGIVYRDEDTPDLSAYAAAVQKLIGSRPLGLILEPGRSLVGNAGDLLTRVEYVKRNEDKNFVIVDAAMNDLMRPALYQAYHRIEPAEPPAAAPFTADIVGPVCETGDFLAKDRRIAAQAGDLLVVRGAGAYAASMAGNYNARRRAAEVLVSGSQARLVRRRETVEEMLANEQACL, encoded by the coding sequence ATGACCCTACGCTGCGAAAACCTCAGCTACACCGAGCTGGCCGAACGCTACGGCACGCCGCTGTACGTGTACAGCCAATCCGCCCTCGACGAAGCCTTTGCCGCCTACCAAACCGCCTTTGCCGCCCTCAACCCCCTCATCTGCTACGCCGTCAAAGCCAACGGCAACCTCTCCCTCATCCGCCGCTTCGCCGAACTGGGCAGCGGCTTCGACATCGTCTCCGGCGGCGAACTCGCCCGCGTGCTGGCCGCCGGCGGCAGCGCGGCCAAAACCATCTTCTCCGGCGTGGGCAAAAGCGCGGCGGAAATGGAATACGCCCTCAAAGCCGGCATCAAATGCTTCAACGTGGAAAGCCTGCCCGAACTCGAACGCCTCAACGGCATTGCAGGCCGTCTGAACACCCGCGCCCCCGTTTCCCTGCGCATCAACCCCGATGTGGACGCGCAAACCCACCCCTACATCTCCACCGGCCTGAAAGCCAACAAATTCGGCATCGCCATGCGCGACGCCGAAGCCGCCTACGCGCGCGCCGCCGAGCTGCCGCACCTGCGCATCGTCGGCATCGACTGCCACATCGGCTCGCAGCTCATCCGCCTCGACCCGCTCATCGAAGCCTGCGAACGCATCCTCGCCCTGGCCGACCGCCTCGCCGCGCAGGGCATAGAGCTGCAACACATCGACCTCGGCGGCGGCGTCGGCATCGTGTACCGCGACGAAGATACCCCCGACCTCTCCGCCTACGCCGCCGCCGTGCAGAAACTCATCGGCAGCCGCCCCCTCGGCCTCATCCTCGAACCCGGCCGCAGCCTCGTCGGCAACGCGGGCGACCTGCTCACCCGCGTCGAATACGTCAAACGCAACGAAGACAAAAACTTCGTCATCGTCGATGCCGCCATGAACGACCTGATGCGCCCCGCCCTCTACCAGGCCTACCACCGCATCGAACCGGCCGAACCCCCCGCCGCCGCGCCCTTCACCGCCGACATCGTCGGCCCCGTCTGCGAAACCGGCGACTTCCTCGCCAAAGACCGCCGCATCGCCGCACAGGCGGGCGACCTCCTGGTCGTGCGCGGTGCGGGCGCATACGCCGCCAGCATGGCCGGCAACTACAACGCCCGCCGCCGCGCCGCCGAAGTGCTGGTCAGCGGCAGCCAAGCCCGCCTCGTGCGCCGCCGCGAAACCGTGGAAGAAATGCTGGCCAACGAGCAAGCCTGTTTGTAA
- a CDS encoding oxidative damage protection protein, whose amino-acid sequence MTRMVHCVKLGKEAEGLKFPPLPNELGKRIFENVSQEAWNAWTRHQTMLINENRLSLADPRAREYLAQQMENYFFGDGADAVQGYVPQEPK is encoded by the coding sequence ATGACCCGCATGGTTCACTGCGTCAAGCTCGGCAAAGAAGCCGAGGGCCTGAAATTCCCGCCGCTGCCCAACGAGTTGGGCAAACGCATTTTTGAAAACGTCTCCCAAGAAGCATGGAACGCTTGGACGCGCCACCAAACCATGCTCATCAACGAAAACCGCCTCAGCCTCGCCGACCCCCGCGCCCGCGAATACCTCGCGCAGCAGATGGAAAACTACTTCTTCGGCGACGGCGCGGACGCCGTCCAGGGCTATGTGCCGCAAGAGCCCAAATAG
- a CDS encoding energy transducer TonB, with the protein MPAQPKRETACSKRHTVSARRQTKARHARPTLPILLPVLLCAAAQAAPQAASETVKLPPLIRPADTDAAGFPQTGRAVFLLDADKKGKVLRRRQQNADAALAKPAAAVLPGRVPPHTSCTEGTPRGASGQVCRAVPYTAVQEVYFVPEKFPAEDDAQFVQAVETAAPQPDYPAAALENGEEGTVILRLVVGADGRAYAAQPVQSSGSPSLDRAAVKAMDGARFTPARFRGRPVWAAARRSIRFAIK; encoded by the coding sequence ATGCCTGCGCAGCCAAAACGCGAAACCGCTTGTTCAAAACGTCATACCGTCTCCGCCCGCCGTCAAACGAAAGCCCGCCATGCGCGCCCGACCCTCCCAATCCTCCTGCCCGTCCTGCTCTGCGCCGCCGCCCAAGCCGCGCCGCAAGCCGCGTCCGAAACAGTAAAACTGCCGCCCCTGATCCGCCCCGCCGACACAGACGCGGCGGGCTTCCCGCAAACCGGCCGCGCCGTGTTCCTGCTCGATGCCGACAAAAAAGGCAAAGTCCTGCGCCGCCGCCAGCAGAACGCCGATGCCGCCCTTGCCAAACCGGCCGCCGCCGTCCTGCCCGGCCGCGTCCCGCCGCACACATCCTGCACCGAAGGCACACCGCGCGGCGCGTCCGGACAAGTCTGCCGCGCAGTGCCCTACACCGCCGTGCAGGAAGTCTATTTCGTGCCGGAAAAATTCCCCGCCGAAGACGACGCGCAGTTTGTCCAAGCCGTAGAAACCGCCGCGCCGCAGCCCGACTATCCCGCCGCCGCACTGGAAAACGGCGAAGAAGGCACCGTAATCCTGCGGCTCGTCGTCGGCGCGGACGGGCGCGCATACGCCGCGCAACCCGTCCAATCCTCGGGTTCACCCAGCCTCGACCGTGCCGCCGTCAAAGCCATGGACGGCGCGCGCTTCACCCCCGCCCGCTTTCGCGGCAGGCCGGTGTGGGCCGCCGCCCGCAGAAGCATCAGATTTGCCATCAAATAA
- the ppk1 gene encoding polyphosphate kinase 1, with protein MPQSPRLLCRELSLLAFNRRVLAQAQDVRVPLLERLRFLCIVSSNIDEFFEVRMAWLRREHKRNPARILDSGMTPAETFAAASAEAHRLIHDQYALFNNELQPALGQAGIHFYRRHTWNDAQREWIKSYFDRELWPILTPVGLDPAHPFPRPLNKSLNFAVELDGKDAFGRSSGMAIVQAPRILPRVVKLPSELCGGEDGFVFLSSILHEYVHLLFPGMDVKGCHQFRLTRDSDLTVDEEDLTNLRAAIQNELHDREYGDGVRLEVADTCPPHIYGFLLGHFKLRPSDLYQVKGPVNLVRLMAVPDMLDRPDLKYAPRSGSLPPFLKKDESVLDAAARGDILLHHPYQSFEPVVRFIREAAADPDVVAVKMTIYRTGTASELASALMNAALSGKQVTVVVELMARFDEANNVNWAQRLEDAGAHVVYGVFGYKVHAKMALVIRREEGRLKRYAHLGTGNYHQGTSRIYTDFGLITADEQTTADVNTIFMEITGLGKPGRLNKLYQSPFTLHKMLLESIRRETGHAKAGRPARIIAKLNSLIEPHIIEALYEASAAGVQTDLIVRGMCALRPQVEGLSDNIRVRSIIGRQLEHARVYYFYNGGAEDTYISSADWMGRNFFRRIETCTPIEHPALKARVIREGLTLALEDNRQAWLMQPDGGYIRAESGGGEARSLQETLWQEYGA; from the coding sequence ATGCCCCAGTCCCCCCGCCTTCTGTGCCGCGAACTCAGCCTGCTGGCCTTTAACCGCCGCGTGCTGGCGCAGGCGCAGGATGTGCGCGTGCCGCTGTTGGAGCGGCTGCGCTTTTTGTGCATCGTGTCATCGAACATCGACGAGTTTTTCGAGGTGCGCATGGCCTGGCTGCGGCGCGAACACAAGCGCAACCCCGCCCGCATCCTCGACAGCGGCATGACCCCCGCCGAAACCTTCGCCGCCGCTTCGGCCGAGGCACACCGGCTGATACACGACCAGTACGCGCTGTTCAACAACGAGCTGCAACCAGCGCTGGGACAGGCGGGCATCCATTTCTACCGCCGCCACACCTGGAACGACGCGCAGCGCGAGTGGATCAAAAGCTATTTCGACCGCGAACTGTGGCCCATCCTCACCCCCGTCGGCCTCGATCCCGCCCACCCCTTCCCGCGCCCGCTGAACAAATCGCTCAATTTCGCGGTGGAACTCGACGGCAAAGACGCCTTCGGCCGCTCCTCCGGCATGGCCATTGTCCAAGCCCCGCGCATCCTGCCGCGCGTGGTGAAACTGCCGTCCGAACTGTGCGGCGGAGAAGACGGCTTCGTGTTTTTGTCGTCCATCCTGCACGAATACGTCCACCTGCTCTTTCCCGGCATGGACGTGAAAGGCTGCCACCAGTTCCGCCTCACCCGCGACAGCGACCTCACCGTGGACGAAGAAGACCTCACCAACCTGCGCGCCGCCATCCAAAACGAACTGCACGACCGCGAATACGGCGACGGCGTGCGCCTCGAAGTGGCCGACACCTGCCCGCCGCACATCTACGGCTTTCTGCTCGGCCACTTCAAGCTGCGCCCCTCCGACCTTTACCAGGTCAAAGGCCCGGTCAACCTCGTGCGCCTGATGGCCGTGCCCGACATGCTCGACCGGCCCGACCTCAAATACGCCCCGCGCAGCGGCAGCCTGCCCCCCTTCCTCAAAAAAGACGAATCCGTGCTCGACGCCGCCGCGCGCGGCGACATCCTGCTGCACCACCCCTACCAGTCTTTCGAGCCGGTCGTCCGCTTCATCCGCGAAGCCGCCGCCGACCCGGACGTAGTCGCCGTCAAAATGACGATTTACCGCACCGGCACCGCCTCCGAGCTGGCCAGTGCCCTGATGAACGCCGCGCTCTCGGGCAAACAGGTAACCGTCGTCGTCGAACTGATGGCGCGTTTCGACGAAGCCAACAACGTCAACTGGGCGCAGCGGCTCGAAGATGCCGGCGCGCACGTCGTGTACGGCGTGTTCGGCTACAAAGTCCACGCCAAAATGGCACTCGTCATCCGCCGCGAAGAAGGCCGTCTGAAACGCTACGCCCACCTGGGCACCGGCAATTATCATCAAGGCACCTCCCGCATCTACACCGACTTCGGCCTCATCACCGCCGACGAACAAACCACCGCCGACGTCAACACCATCTTCATGGAAATCACCGGCCTGGGCAAACCCGGCCGTCTCAACAAACTCTACCAAAGCCCCTTCACCCTGCACAAAATGCTGCTCGAAAGCATCCGGCGCGAAACCGGACACGCCAAAGCCGGCCGCCCCGCCCGCATCATCGCCAAACTCAACTCCCTCATCGAGCCGCACATCATCGAAGCCCTCTACGAAGCCAGCGCGGCCGGCGTGCAAACCGACCTCATCGTGCGCGGCATGTGCGCCCTGCGCCCGCAGGTTGAAGGCCTGTCGGACAACATCCGCGTGCGCTCCATCATCGGCCGCCAGCTCGAACACGCCCGCGTCTACTACTTCTACAACGGCGGCGCGGAAGACACCTACATATCCAGTGCCGACTGGATGGGGCGCAACTTCTTCCGCCGCATCGAAACCTGCACCCCGATAGAACACCCCGCCCTTAAAGCGCGCGTCATCCGCGAGGGTCTCACCCTCGCCCTTGAAGACAACCGCCAGGCCTGGCTGATGCAGCCCGACGGCGGCTACATCCGCGCCGAAAGCGGCGGCGGCGAAGCCCGCAGCTTGCAGGAAACCCTGTGGCAGGAATACGGCGCGTAA
- the cyaY gene encoding iron donor protein CyaY, which produces MMTESEFLQHSDGLFAHIEDALDDQDADFDCQTAGNVLTIDAEDGTQVVVNRHTPNRELWIAAKSGGYHFAEQGGQWLATRDGREFFAVLSQVLSEAAGQSVRIAPFIRQAV; this is translated from the coding sequence ATGATGACCGAAAGCGAATTTTTGCAGCATTCAGACGGCCTCTTCGCCCATATAGAAGACGCTTTGGACGACCAAGACGCGGATTTCGACTGCCAAACAGCGGGCAACGTGCTGACGATAGACGCAGAAGACGGCACGCAGGTTGTCGTCAACCGCCACACGCCCAACCGCGAACTGTGGATTGCCGCCAAAAGCGGCGGCTACCATTTCGCCGAACAGGGCGGGCAGTGGCTCGCCACGCGCGACGGGCGCGAGTTTTTCGCCGTGCTCTCGCAGGTGCTCTCCGAAGCGGCGGGGCAGAGCGTGCGCATCGCGCCCTTCATCCGGCAGGCCGTCTGA
- a CDS encoding formate--tetrahydrofolate ligase encodes MTHKTDAQIAREANIRPIAEIAAKLGITADQLEPYGRYKAKINPADAFGLPDKKGRLILVTAINPTPAGEGKTTVTIGLADALNRIGKNAAVALREPSLGPVFGIKGGAAGGGYAQVLPMEDINLHFTGDFHAIGAANNLLAAMLDNHIYQGNALNIDPKRILWRRAVDMNDRQLRHIISGNGKPTDGVLRPDGFDITVASEVMAVFCLARDLADLKQRLGNMLIAYAKDGSPVFARDLNAHGAMAALLKDALKPNLVQTIGGTPAFVHGGPFANIAHGCNSVTATRLALHLADYAVTEAGFGADLGAEKFCDIKCRLSGLQPDAAVVVATVRALKYNGGAAKEDLGSENLEALKRGLPNLLKHIANLKTVFGLPVVVAVNRFVSDTDAELALIQTACAEHGAEVSLTEVWAHGGAGGEDLARKVVAAIDTRPNNFAYAYDANDSIRDKLRTIATRIYGASGVEFSAEAQAEAASLEKLGLDKLPVCVAKTQYSFSDNPKLLGCPEGFTITVRSLTLSAGAGFIVAVCGSIMKMPGLPKVPSAEKIDVDAEGNITGLF; translated from the coding sequence ATGACCCACAAAACCGACGCCCAGATCGCCCGCGAGGCAAACATCCGCCCCATCGCTGAAATCGCCGCCAAGCTCGGCATCACCGCCGACCAACTCGAACCCTACGGCCGCTACAAAGCCAAAATCAACCCCGCCGACGCATTCGGCCTGCCCGATAAAAAAGGCCGCCTCATTCTCGTAACCGCCATCAACCCCACCCCCGCCGGCGAAGGCAAAACCACCGTAACCATCGGCCTTGCGGACGCGCTCAACCGCATCGGCAAAAACGCCGCCGTCGCCCTGCGCGAACCCTCGCTCGGCCCCGTGTTCGGCATCAAAGGCGGTGCGGCCGGCGGCGGCTACGCCCAAGTGCTGCCCATGGAAGACATCAACCTGCACTTCACCGGCGACTTCCACGCCATCGGTGCGGCCAACAACCTCCTGGCCGCCATGCTCGACAACCACATCTACCAGGGCAACGCCCTCAACATCGACCCCAAACGCATCCTGTGGCGGCGCGCCGTCGACATGAACGACCGCCAGCTGCGCCACATCATCAGCGGCAACGGCAAACCCACCGACGGCGTACTGCGCCCCGACGGCTTCGACATCACCGTCGCCAGCGAAGTCATGGCCGTGTTCTGCCTCGCCCGCGACCTGGCCGACCTGAAACAACGCCTCGGCAACATGCTGATCGCCTACGCCAAAGACGGCAGCCCCGTCTTCGCCCGCGACCTCAACGCCCACGGCGCAATGGCCGCTCTCCTGAAAGACGCCCTCAAACCCAACCTCGTGCAAACCATCGGCGGCACCCCCGCCTTCGTCCACGGCGGCCCCTTCGCCAACATCGCCCACGGCTGCAACTCCGTAACCGCCACCCGCCTCGCCCTGCACCTGGCCGACTACGCCGTAACCGAAGCCGGCTTCGGCGCGGATCTGGGCGCGGAAAAATTCTGCGACATCAAATGCCGCCTCTCCGGCCTCCAACCCGACGCCGCCGTCGTCGTCGCCACCGTCCGCGCCCTCAAATACAACGGCGGCGCCGCCAAAGAAGACCTCGGAAGCGAAAACCTCGAAGCCCTCAAACGCGGCCTGCCCAACCTGCTCAAACACATCGCCAACCTCAAAACCGTCTTCGGCCTGCCCGTCGTCGTCGCCGTCAACCGCTTCGTGTCCGACACCGACGCCGAACTCGCCCTGATTCAGACGGCCTGCGCCGAACACGGCGCGGAAGTGTCGCTTACCGAAGTGTGGGCGCACGGCGGCGCAGGCGGCGAAGACCTCGCCCGCAAAGTCGTTGCCGCCATCGACACCCGGCCCAACAACTTCGCCTACGCCTACGACGCAAACGACAGCATCCGCGACAAACTCCGCACCATCGCCACCCGCATCTACGGCGCATCCGGCGTCGAATTCAGCGCGGAAGCCCAAGCTGAAGCCGCCTCGCTGGAAAAACTCGGCCTCGACAAACTGCCCGTGTGCGTCGCCAAAACCCAATACTCGTTCAGCGACAACCCCAAACTGCTCGGCTGCCCCGAAGGCTTCACCATCACCGTGCGCAGCCTCACCCTCTCCGCCGGCGCAGGCTTCATCGTCGCCGTCTGCGGCAGCATCATGAAAATGCCCGGCCTGCCCAAAGTGCCTTCCGCCGAGAAAATCGACGTGGACGCCGAAGGCAACATCACCGGCCTGTTCTGA
- the lptM gene encoding LPS translocon maturation chaperone LptM: protein MKTPVCALAAALALAACGYKGDLYLPKEQDKAGFGAVQTGLKKPVRKNAPAAQAPQPDAPPTETRP, encoded by the coding sequence ATGAAAACACCCGTTTGCGCCCTCGCCGCCGCCCTCGCGCTGGCCGCCTGCGGCTACAAGGGCGACCTCTATCTGCCCAAAGAACAAGACAAGGCAGGCTTCGGCGCGGTGCAGACCGGCCTGAAAAAACCCGTCCGCAAAAACGCCCCCGCCGCCCAAGCCCCCCAACCCGACGCCCCGCCCACGGAAACCCGCCCATGA